One genomic region from Rosa rugosa chromosome 1, drRosRugo1.1, whole genome shotgun sequence encodes:
- the LOC133719979 gene encoding probable disease resistance protein At5g66900 isoform X2, with translation MAANLAAGGAMGVPFNALYEAIKQVVVKTRMFKPLVEDLRSKINALKPLIDAMEICNIALGISEDELRDFKMQMEKGPKLILKCSNLSVWKTYKKYKYSNQLLELQNSLQNLLLVLSVQQARDGKVNLVATRNIETVVQRVDVNVAALRQHQEMNVTNQLRSISSTAIQHIENQGQVQNRIDCEAPEPPRVTVGLEGPLMELKMKLLKNNNVSMVVLTAPGGSGKTTLATKFCQDEEVKDIFKNNIFFVTVSKKANFNLIVQGLHQRKGTEVPTFEEEATALKWLHKYLKEEGQTPVLLVLDDVWPESKSLLEIFDEVKGPNFKILVTSRSQFAGYGSLYTLKSLNEADAMTLFRNSASLGDGSSSVQWTKLITKIVERCKGHPLAIKVVGKSLRGQSFEFWRKREMEWSKGDSIIDSETEVLRSLQSSFDALDEKGAIIKECFLDLGSFPEDQRIPVAALIDMWAELHELDKDFLAVTHLQELTTRSLADLVTRKDAVEGDEYYNEHFVTQHDLLRELAIYQTKLDPNKQRLIIGNNGDDLPKCLREQTDRPIKPRLLSISSDGVFSTSLHNIELAEVEVLVLNFDTKDYAFPGFVEKMDNLKVLIVTNNGFLPAELSNFHLLDSLSNLKRIRLERVSIPSITKNPLQLKSLKKISLFMCSIGEAFNCSFRVSHAFPNLEEMHIDYCNDLVELPDELCNLVRLNKLSITHCPILSALPEKIGELENLEVLRLRSCTDLAELPSSTTNLKKLNFLDISYCLSIKELPKQIGEMSSLIRINMRECSRLKALPISICDLENNLEEVICDDETEELWEPFLPRLNKGVVRAVEEEFNLTWLQKF, from the exons ATGGCGGCGAACCTCGCTGCAGGTGGTGCTATGGGAGTACCATTTAATGCGCTCTATGAAGCCATTAAGCAAGTGGTGGTCAAGACTAGAATGTTTAAACCACTTGTTGAAGACCTGAGGTCGAAGATAAACGCCTTGAAACCCCTCATCGATGCAATGGAGATCTGCAATATAGCTCTGGGGATTTCAGAGGACGAACTTAGAGATTTCAAAATGCAAATGGAGAAGGGACCCAAGCTTATTCTCAAGTGTTCCAATCTTAGTGTATGGAAGACTTACAAAAAGTATAAATACAGTAACCAACTTCTTGAATTGCAGAACTCTCTTCAGAATCTGCTACTTGTACTGTCAGTGCAACAAGCAAGGGATGGGAAGGTGAACTTGGTTGCAACAAGGAATATAGAGACGGTGGTGCAGCGAGTGGATGTGAATGTTGCGGCATTGAGACAACACCAAGAGATGAATGTTACGAATCAATTAAGAAGCATAAGCAGTACCGCGATCCAGCATATTGAAAACCAAGGTCAGGTACAAAATCGAATAGATTGTGAAGCACCTGAACCGCCACGGGTTACAGTTGGATTGGAAGGGCCTTTGATGGAATTGAAGATGAAGCTTCTTAAGAATAATAATGTGTCAATGGTTGTGCTGACTGCTCCAGGAGGATCCGGGAAAACCACATTGGCCACAAAGTTTTGTCAAGATGAGGAAGTGAAAG ATATATTCAAGAACAACATCTTCTTTGTCACTGTTTCAAAGAAGGCAAACTTCAACCTTATTGTACAAGGACTACATCAACGCAAGGGTACCGAAGTACCTACTTTCGAAGAAGAAGCAACTGCCCTCAAGTGGTTGCATAAGTATCTGAAGGAAGAAGGACAGACACCTGTACTGTTGGTCCTGGATGATGTTTGGCCTGAATCAAAatctcttcttgaaatttttgaTGAAGTGAAAGGGCCGAATTTCAAGATTTTGGTGACATCAAGATCACAATTTGCAGGATATGGTTCTCTATACACACTAAAATCATTGAATGAGGCAGATGCGATGACTCTTTTCCGTAATTCAGCATCCCTGGGAGATGGGAGCTCTAGTGTTCAATGGACCAAACTTATTACAAAG ATAGTAGAGCGCTGTAAGGGACATCCACTTGCCATTAAAGTGGTCGGAAAATCTCTTCGCGGACAATCTTTTGAGTTCTGGAGGAAAAGAGAAATGGAGTGGTCTAAAGGTGATTCTATTATTGATTCTGAAACTGAAGTGCTTCGTTCCCTTCAAAGTAGCTTCGATGCCTTGGATGAAAAAGGAGCTATCATAAAGGAATGTTTTTTAGACCTTGGTTCATTTCCTGAAGACCAAAGAATTCCTGTTGCTGCTCTAATTGATATGTGGGCAGAGTTGCATGAGCTAGATAAAGATTTCCTGGCTGTTACACACCTGCAAGAGCTTACCACACGAAGTCTTGCTGATCTAGTCACAAG GAAAGATGCAGTGGAGGGTGATGAGTACTACAATGAACACTTCGTCACTCAACATGACTTGCTTAGAGAGCTGGCTATCTACCAAACCAAGTTAGATCCAAATAAACAAAGACTGATAATAGGCAACAATGGAGACGATCTACCCAAGTGCTTGAGAGAACAAACGGATCGACCCATCAAGCCTCGCCTATTATCTATCTCCTCTG ATGGAGTGTTCTCAACAAGTTTGCACAACATTGAACTAGCAGAGGTTGAAGTTCTGGTTTTGAATTTCGACACAAAGGACTATGCATTTCCCGGATTTGTGGAGAAAATGGACAATCTGAAGGTTCTAATAGTCACAAATAATGGTTTCTTACCTGCTGAGCTGAGTAATTTTCACCTACTGGATTCTTTATCAAATCTGAAGAGAATCAGATTAGAGCGTGTTTCAATTCCTTCCATAACCAAGAACCCCCTACAGTTGAAGAGTCTAAAGAAGATCTCGTTATTCATGTGTAGCATCGGAGAAGCTTTCAATTGTTCCTTCCGAGTTTCACATGCATTTCCAAATTTAGAGGAAATGCATATTGACTATTGCAATGATTTGGTGGAATTACCTGATGAGCTATGCAATCTGGTTCGCCTAAACAAGCTCAGTATCACACACTGTCCTATTCTATCTGCCTTGCCTGAAAAGATTGGAGAGTTGGAAAACTTGGAAGTGTTGAGGCTAAGGTCCTGCACAGATTTAGCAGAATTGCCAAGCTCAACTACCAACCTCAAGAAGTTAAACTTTCTTGACATATCCTATTGCTTGAGCATCAAGGAACTGCCTAAACAGATTGGAGAAATGAGCAGTTTAATTAGGATCAATATGAGAGAATGCTCAAGATTGAAGGCACTGCCTATATCAATTTGTGATCTTGAGAATAATCTAGAGGAAGTGATATGCGATGACGAGACAGAAGAGTTGTGGGAACCCTTCTTACCTAGACTGAACAAAGGAGTGGTAAGGGCTGTCGAGGAAGAATTCAACCTAACTTGGCTCCAAAAGTTTTAG
- the LOC133719991 gene encoding pentatricopeptide repeat-containing protein At4g37170: protein MKLLNETISKSFPLLLCFNRTRSFSSQTNINKPLTQKSFFKSNTKDGLVSRLCKDGKFTQAIDILCDQNLLAEAVQLLNHIFKPSTSLYSTLLQHCLQHRALDQAKLVHSHTRVSGFEPGLFLCNRFIDLYAKCGSLLDAQKVFDEMPERDLCSWNTMISGYAKVGKIGVARKLFDEMPQRDNFSWTAMISGYVRHERPNEALELYRMMQRRESSKSNKFTVSSVLAASAAIHSLRMGKEIHGYITRTGLDSDEVVWSALSDMYGKCGSIEEARRIFDKMVNRDVVTWTAMIGRYFEDGKKGEGLALFSELMKSGIRPNEFTFAGVLNACADHATENLGKQVHGYMTRMGFDPFSFAAGALVHMYSKCGNTANANKVFKGMPSPDLVSWTSLIVGYARNGQADEALQLFESLLKSGTRPDHVTFVGVLSACTHAGLVDRGLEYFHSLKAKHGLKHTADHYACVVDLLARAGRFDEAENIISEMPMKPSKFLWASLIGGCRIHGNVKLAKRAAEALFEIEPENPATYVTLANIYATTGMWSEVTKVRKEMDESGIIKKPGLSWIEIKREMHVFLVGDQSHPRYNEIDHFLSEISKRMKEEGYVPDTNFVLHDVEEEQKEQNLSYHSEKLAVAFGIISTPLGTPIKVFKNIRTCVDCHNAIKFISKISDRKIIVRDSNRFHCFEDGKCSCLDYW, encoded by the coding sequence ATGAAATTGTTGAATGAGACAATCTCAAAGTCCTTTCCTCTACTACTATGCTTCAACAGAACCCGCTCATTTTCTTCTCAAACAAACATAAATAAACCGTTAACTCAAAAATCTTTCTTCAAATCAAACACCAAAGACGGCCTGGTTAGCCGTTTATGCAAAGACGGGAAATTTACGCAAGCCATAGACATTCTTTGCGACCAAAACCTCTTAGCCGAAGCAGTTCAATTACTCAACCACATTTTTAAACCCTCTACTTCTCTATACTCGACCCTCTTACAGCATTGTCTTCAGCACCGTGCTCTTGATCAGGCCAAATTGGTCCATTCCCACACAAGAGTCTCCGGTTTCGAGCCAGGGCTGTTCCTTTGTAACCGTTTCATTGATTTGTACGCAAAATGTGGGAGTCTTTTGGATGCCCagaaggtgtttgatgaaatgcctgAGAGGGATTTGTGTTCTTGGAATACTATGATTTCTGGGTATGCCAAAGTGGGGAAGATCGGTGTAGCTAGGAAactgtttgatgaaatgcctcAAAGAGATAATTTTTCTTGGACGGCGATGATTTCCGGGTACGTTCGGCACGAAAGGCCTAATGAGGCTTTGGAGTTGTATAGGATGATGCAGAGACGAGAGAGTTCAAAGTCTAATAAGTTCACTGTGTCTAGCGTTCTTGCTGCTTCAGCAGCTATTCACAGTTTGAGAATGGGGAAGGAGATTCATGGTTATATAACGCGAACTGGGTTGGACTCGGATGAGGTGGTTTGGAGTGCCTTGTCGGATATGTATGGGAAATGTGGGAGTATAGAGGAAGCTAGGCGCATTTTCGATAAGATGGTGAATCGAGATGTTGTGACATGGACGGCGATGATTGGGAGATACTTTGAGGATGGGAAGAAGGGCGAGGGACTTGCCTTGTTTTCGGAGTTGATGAAATCCGGGATTAGACCTAATGAGTTCACGTTTGCAGGGGTTTTGAATGCCTGTGCTGATCATGCTACTGAGAACCTAGGCAAGCAGGTACATGGATACATGACACGGATGGGATTCGATCCCTTTTCATTTGCAGCAGGTGCCCTTGTTCATATGTATTCAAAGTGTGGAAACACTGCTAATGCGAATAAGGTGTTTAAAGGGATGCCCAGTCCAGATTTGGTTTCGTGGACTTCCCTCATTGTTGGATATGCTCGGAATGGTCAAGCTGACGAAGCTCTTCAGTTGTTTGAGTCACTACTTAAATCAGGTACTCGGCCTGATCACGTAACATTTGTAGGTGTTCTTTCAGCTTGTACTCATGCTGGATTAGTAGATAGAGGACTTGAATATTTCCATTCTCTTAAGGCAAAACATGGGTTAAAACATACTGCGGACCACTATGCATGCGTAGTTGATTTGTTAGCCCGAGCTGGCCGATTTGATGAAGCCGAGAATATTATAAGTGAAATGCCCATGAAGCCTAGTAAGTTCTTGTGGGCCTCCTTGATTGGTGGTTGTAGAATTCATGGAAACGTCAAGCTGGCAAAGCGAGCTGCAGAGGCATTGTTTGAGATAGAACCTGAGAATCCTGCTACTTATGTTACTCTGGCCAACATTTACGCTACCACTGGCATGTGGAGTGAAGTAACAAAGGTTAGAAAGGAAATGGATGAAAGTGGTATAATAAAGAAACCAGGTCTGAGTTGGATTGAGATCAAGAGAGAGATGCATGTTTTCTTAGTTGGAGATCAGTCTCACCCCAGATACAATGAAATAGATCACTTTTTGAGTGAAATTTCAAAGAGGATGAAAGAAGAAGGCTATGTTCCTGACACGAACTTTGTGCTGCATGATGTTGAGGAGGAGCAGAAAGAGCAGAACCTCTCGTACCACAGTGAGAAGCTTGCAGTTGCATTCGGGATTATTTCTACTCCACTAGGAACTCCAATCAAGGTTTTTAAGAATATAAGAACATGTGTAGATTGTCATAATGCAATTAAATTTATTTCCAAGATTTCCGACAGAAAAATAATAGTGCGGGATTCAAATCGATTCCATTGTTTTGAGGATGGGAAGTGTTCATGTCTCGATTATTGGTGA
- the LOC133709434 gene encoding protein RESISTANCE TO POWDERY MILDEW 8.2-like, whose protein sequence is MEKFLIEATIGRALEGLLTAVSQARDRAHNYESILAQLEFTIRSIAPKIYEIDRLSEEHLPDDVVHRIRLQLIRGKELVDKCSKSGCCAFYNSQRYYKKLQELDDSLGRLIMIDLQVKMALDVVRISADMKELCRRWDDQMQNVHEGGGQSAWIFKLSGRKLIAGLKKIVLYKPNRILLNLVTCGAMED, encoded by the coding sequence ATGGAAAAATTCCTTATAGAGGCTACAATAGGACGTGCACTAGAGGGCTTATTGACAGCAGTTTCACAAGCCAGGGACAGAGCGCATAACTATGAGTCCATTCTTGCACAACTTGAATTCACAATCCGATCCATTGCTCCAAAAATCTATGAAATTGATCGTTTATCTGAAGAACATCTCCCAGATGATGTGGTCCACCGAATACGTCTACAGCTAATTCGAGGTAAGGAGTTGGTCGATAAGTGTTCAAAGTCGGGTTGCTGCGCCTTCTACAACAGCCAGAGGTACTACAAGAAGCTCCAAGAGTTGGATGATTCTCTTGGAAGGCTGATTATGATTGACTTGCAAGTTAAGATGGCATTGGATGTTGTAAGGATTTCGGCTGACATGAAGGAGCTATGTAGGAGATGGGATGATCAAATGCAGAATGTGCATGAAGGGGGAGGACAGAGTGCTTGGATTTTCAAGCTAAGTGGAAGAAAGCTTATTGCTGGACTAAAGAAAATTGTACTGTACAAACCAAACAGAATCCTTCTGAATTTGGTTACTTGTGGAGCTATGGAAGATTAA
- the LOC133719979 gene encoding probable disease resistance protein At5g66900 isoform X1, whose product MDSEIILLYLRPPSFYLCHCISGYHQSQSCCKESRMAANLAAGGAMGVPFNALYEAIKQVVVKTRMFKPLVEDLRSKINALKPLIDAMEICNIALGISEDELRDFKMQMEKGPKLILKCSNLSVWKTYKKYKYSNQLLELQNSLQNLLLVLSVQQARDGKVNLVATRNIETVVQRVDVNVAALRQHQEMNVTNQLRSISSTAIQHIENQGQVQNRIDCEAPEPPRVTVGLEGPLMELKMKLLKNNNVSMVVLTAPGGSGKTTLATKFCQDEEVKDIFKNNIFFVTVSKKANFNLIVQGLHQRKGTEVPTFEEEATALKWLHKYLKEEGQTPVLLVLDDVWPESKSLLEIFDEVKGPNFKILVTSRSQFAGYGSLYTLKSLNEADAMTLFRNSASLGDGSSSVQWTKLITKIVERCKGHPLAIKVVGKSLRGQSFEFWRKREMEWSKGDSIIDSETEVLRSLQSSFDALDEKGAIIKECFLDLGSFPEDQRIPVAALIDMWAELHELDKDFLAVTHLQELTTRSLADLVTRKDAVEGDEYYNEHFVTQHDLLRELAIYQTKLDPNKQRLIIGNNGDDLPKCLREQTDRPIKPRLLSISSDGVFSTSLHNIELAEVEVLVLNFDTKDYAFPGFVEKMDNLKVLIVTNNGFLPAELSNFHLLDSLSNLKRIRLERVSIPSITKNPLQLKSLKKISLFMCSIGEAFNCSFRVSHAFPNLEEMHIDYCNDLVELPDELCNLVRLNKLSITHCPILSALPEKIGELENLEVLRLRSCTDLAELPSSTTNLKKLNFLDISYCLSIKELPKQIGEMSSLIRINMRECSRLKALPISICDLENNLEEVICDDETEELWEPFLPRLNKGVVRAVEEEFNLTWLQKF is encoded by the exons ATGGACTCCGAAATTATTCTCCTTTATCTCCGGCCACCAAGCTTTTATTTGTGTCACTGCATCAGTGGATATCACCAATCACAGA GTTGTTGTAAAGAATCAAGAATGGCGGCGAACCTCGCTGCAGGTGGTGCTATGGGAGTACCATTTAATGCGCTCTATGAAGCCATTAAGCAAGTGGTGGTCAAGACTAGAATGTTTAAACCACTTGTTGAAGACCTGAGGTCGAAGATAAACGCCTTGAAACCCCTCATCGATGCAATGGAGATCTGCAATATAGCTCTGGGGATTTCAGAGGACGAACTTAGAGATTTCAAAATGCAAATGGAGAAGGGACCCAAGCTTATTCTCAAGTGTTCCAATCTTAGTGTATGGAAGACTTACAAAAAGTATAAATACAGTAACCAACTTCTTGAATTGCAGAACTCTCTTCAGAATCTGCTACTTGTACTGTCAGTGCAACAAGCAAGGGATGGGAAGGTGAACTTGGTTGCAACAAGGAATATAGAGACGGTGGTGCAGCGAGTGGATGTGAATGTTGCGGCATTGAGACAACACCAAGAGATGAATGTTACGAATCAATTAAGAAGCATAAGCAGTACCGCGATCCAGCATATTGAAAACCAAGGTCAGGTACAAAATCGAATAGATTGTGAAGCACCTGAACCGCCACGGGTTACAGTTGGATTGGAAGGGCCTTTGATGGAATTGAAGATGAAGCTTCTTAAGAATAATAATGTGTCAATGGTTGTGCTGACTGCTCCAGGAGGATCCGGGAAAACCACATTGGCCACAAAGTTTTGTCAAGATGAGGAAGTGAAAG ATATATTCAAGAACAACATCTTCTTTGTCACTGTTTCAAAGAAGGCAAACTTCAACCTTATTGTACAAGGACTACATCAACGCAAGGGTACCGAAGTACCTACTTTCGAAGAAGAAGCAACTGCCCTCAAGTGGTTGCATAAGTATCTGAAGGAAGAAGGACAGACACCTGTACTGTTGGTCCTGGATGATGTTTGGCCTGAATCAAAatctcttcttgaaatttttgaTGAAGTGAAAGGGCCGAATTTCAAGATTTTGGTGACATCAAGATCACAATTTGCAGGATATGGTTCTCTATACACACTAAAATCATTGAATGAGGCAGATGCGATGACTCTTTTCCGTAATTCAGCATCCCTGGGAGATGGGAGCTCTAGTGTTCAATGGACCAAACTTATTACAAAG ATAGTAGAGCGCTGTAAGGGACATCCACTTGCCATTAAAGTGGTCGGAAAATCTCTTCGCGGACAATCTTTTGAGTTCTGGAGGAAAAGAGAAATGGAGTGGTCTAAAGGTGATTCTATTATTGATTCTGAAACTGAAGTGCTTCGTTCCCTTCAAAGTAGCTTCGATGCCTTGGATGAAAAAGGAGCTATCATAAAGGAATGTTTTTTAGACCTTGGTTCATTTCCTGAAGACCAAAGAATTCCTGTTGCTGCTCTAATTGATATGTGGGCAGAGTTGCATGAGCTAGATAAAGATTTCCTGGCTGTTACACACCTGCAAGAGCTTACCACACGAAGTCTTGCTGATCTAGTCACAAG GAAAGATGCAGTGGAGGGTGATGAGTACTACAATGAACACTTCGTCACTCAACATGACTTGCTTAGAGAGCTGGCTATCTACCAAACCAAGTTAGATCCAAATAAACAAAGACTGATAATAGGCAACAATGGAGACGATCTACCCAAGTGCTTGAGAGAACAAACGGATCGACCCATCAAGCCTCGCCTATTATCTATCTCCTCTG ATGGAGTGTTCTCAACAAGTTTGCACAACATTGAACTAGCAGAGGTTGAAGTTCTGGTTTTGAATTTCGACACAAAGGACTATGCATTTCCCGGATTTGTGGAGAAAATGGACAATCTGAAGGTTCTAATAGTCACAAATAATGGTTTCTTACCTGCTGAGCTGAGTAATTTTCACCTACTGGATTCTTTATCAAATCTGAAGAGAATCAGATTAGAGCGTGTTTCAATTCCTTCCATAACCAAGAACCCCCTACAGTTGAAGAGTCTAAAGAAGATCTCGTTATTCATGTGTAGCATCGGAGAAGCTTTCAATTGTTCCTTCCGAGTTTCACATGCATTTCCAAATTTAGAGGAAATGCATATTGACTATTGCAATGATTTGGTGGAATTACCTGATGAGCTATGCAATCTGGTTCGCCTAAACAAGCTCAGTATCACACACTGTCCTATTCTATCTGCCTTGCCTGAAAAGATTGGAGAGTTGGAAAACTTGGAAGTGTTGAGGCTAAGGTCCTGCACAGATTTAGCAGAATTGCCAAGCTCAACTACCAACCTCAAGAAGTTAAACTTTCTTGACATATCCTATTGCTTGAGCATCAAGGAACTGCCTAAACAGATTGGAGAAATGAGCAGTTTAATTAGGATCAATATGAGAGAATGCTCAAGATTGAAGGCACTGCCTATATCAATTTGTGATCTTGAGAATAATCTAGAGGAAGTGATATGCGATGACGAGACAGAAGAGTTGTGGGAACCCTTCTTACCTAGACTGAACAAAGGAGTGGTAAGGGCTGTCGAGGAAGAATTCAACCTAACTTGGCTCCAAAAGTTTTAG